The following coding sequences are from one Dreissena polymorpha isolate Duluth1 chromosome 8, UMN_Dpol_1.0, whole genome shotgun sequence window:
- the LOC127842108 gene encoding ciliogenesis and planar polarity effector 1-like translates to MQEQESLLLLDAPGKRVSVLYVPSGKTKRRLSKITPLVEQVKCFTSTRNGRYLLGLLNNGELFIWHKDKDISKFIAGFDRLVDDFSEENFHINASDSCSHIFVSVGNRQFFLWAMEKGETILRDKVTTLKGTWHEVSVPTGMELPPLNARETSIASVFYENVSLGQCFQCSMVFNSDCILCVATEPHRGSLKIFYEDINLPVFTAEWSLLQYPFQQMHAEFEPVSTLGAYVSAYSSSGQVLAVAANQRFPSRTTMLFVSPLTDTVLVGGMGNCGVSNVTKTGRQYWVSDLAWTSDNLFLAGILKNGSVCLIPRLGDPVAIATDGCSVTMGPSLFLPLHPAIFVSGNDGNLEPSAEECDPMRQQFSVATHPSLPIVLFSDGFLVTVAQLPVEVTSVTLMRGLVLESAKYLKKLAAQENLDMTVADAYRLSRGQKGSKQNLSEVANREKSGKKRYEFEMAEVSLNATNESEVSIIETTNRFGFDQFGATW, encoded by the exons ATGCAG GAACAAGAAAGTCTTCTTCTCCTAGATGCCCCTGGAAAGAGGGTCAGTGTTCTGTATGTGCCGTCAGGAAAAACAAAACGAAGACTTTCTAAAATAACACCACTTGTGGAGCAAGTGAAATGCTTCACCTCAACCAGAAACG GACGTTACCTGCTAGGCTTGTTGAACAATGGAGAGCTGTTCATCTGGCATAAAGATAAAGATATCTCCAAATTCATTGCTGGTTTTGACAGACTGGTTGATGACTTTAGTGAAG AAAACTTCCATATTAACGCCTCGGATAGCTGCTCCCACATTTTTGTCTCCGTTGGCAACAGGCAGTTCTTCTTGTGGGCGATGGAAAAAGGGGAGACAATTCTGCGGGACAAGGTGACCACACTGAAAGGGACGTGGCATGAGGTGTCAGTGCCGACGGGAATGGAGTTACCTCCCCTCAACGCCAGGGAGACCAGCATAGCCAGTGTGTTCTATGAAAATGTG AGCCTAGGCCAATGCTTTCAATGCTCCATGGTATTCAACAGTGACTGTATTCTATGTGTGGCAACG GAGCCACACAGAGGTAGTCTTAAGATCTTTTATGAAGACAtaaa TCTGCCAGTCTTTACTGCCGAATGGAGCCTCCTGCAGTACCCGTTCCAGCAGATGCATGCAGAGTTTGAGCCCGTCTCCACACTGGGCGCCTACGTCTCTGCATACAGCAGCAGCGGGCAG GTGCTTGCAGTGGCGGCCAATCAGAGATTCCCATCTCGGACCACCATGCTGTTTGTGTCCCCGTTGACGGACACTGTGCTGGTCGGGGGTATGGGGAACTGCGGCGTAAGCAACGTCACCAAGACTGGCAG ACAATACTGGGTGAGTGATCTAGCCTGGACCTCAGACAATCTCTTCCTGGCGGGCATTCTCAAGAACGGCAGCGTGTGTCTGATACCAAGGCTGGGTGACCCAGTCGCCATAGCAACCGATGGATGCTCCGTAACCATGGGACCCAGCCTGTTTTTGCCACTTCACCCGGCAATATTTGTCAG TGGCAATGATGGCAACCTCGAACCATCAGCTGAAGAATGCGACCCCATGAGGCAGCAGTTCTCCGTGGCGACACATCCATCTCTTCCAATAGTGCTCTTCTCGGATGGTTTCCTGGTTACTGTGGCGCAGTTGCCAGTGGAGGTGACCTCAGTGACCCTAATGAGAGGCCTGGTTCTCGAGTCAGCCAAGTATTTGAAGAAACTCGCTGCACAGGAGAACCTGGATATGACAGTGGCTGATGCCTACAGACTGTCAAGAG GTCAAAAAGGTTCGAAGCAGAATCTTTCTGAAGTTGCAAACAGAGAGAAGAGCGGCAAGAAACGTTATGAATTTGAAATGGCAGAAGTGTCTTTGAACGCTACCAATGAAAGTGAAGTAAGCATTATAGAGACCACAAACAGGTTCGGCTTTGACCAGTTTGGGGCCACTTGGTAA